A stretch of Paracoccus sp. N5 DNA encodes these proteins:
- the tyrS gene encoding tyrosine--tRNA ligase, with protein MTYHAKSDFLNVMIERGYLADCTDLQALDEALINGPVTAYIGYDATAASLHVGHLLNIMMLRWFQKTGNRPITLMGGGTTKVGDPSFRSEERPLLTPEAIQANIDGMQQVFARYLDYGEGRAMMLNNAEWLDSLNYLDFLRDVGRHFSVNRMLSFESVKSRLDREQSLSFLEFNYMILQAYDFLELYRRYDCRLQMGGSDQWGNIVNGIDLTRRVLDGEIWGLTSPLLTTSDGRKMGKSQGGAVWLNGAMLSPYEFWQFWRNTTDADVGRFLKLYTELPVAECNRLGALSGSEINAAKIILANAVTTLLHGAEAAASAEATAREVFEQGGAGGDLEVVTVGADALPLSVVQLLAQTGIAASGKEAKRLIAEGGLRLNNDPVSDPQLAVDAALIGKGLKVSVGKKKHRMVQLG; from the coding sequence ATGACCTACCATGCCAAATCCGACTTCCTGAACGTGATGATCGAGCGTGGCTATCTGGCGGACTGCACCGACCTGCAGGCGCTGGACGAAGCCCTGATCAACGGACCGGTGACGGCATATATCGGTTATGACGCGACGGCGGCCAGCCTGCATGTCGGGCACCTGCTGAACATCATGATGCTGCGCTGGTTCCAGAAGACCGGCAACCGCCCGATCACCCTGATGGGCGGCGGCACCACCAAGGTCGGCGACCCGTCTTTTCGCAGCGAGGAGCGTCCGCTGCTGACCCCGGAGGCGATCCAGGCGAATATCGACGGCATGCAGCAGGTCTTTGCCCGCTACCTCGATTATGGCGAGGGGCGCGCGATGATGCTCAACAACGCCGAATGGCTGGACAGCCTGAACTACCTCGATTTCCTGCGCGACGTCGGCCGGCATTTCTCGGTCAACCGGATGCTGTCGTTCGAATCGGTCAAGTCGCGGCTGGATCGCGAGCAGTCGCTGAGCTTCCTCGAATTCAACTACATGATCCTGCAGGCCTATGACTTCCTGGAACTCTATCGCCGCTACGACTGCCGCTTGCAGATGGGCGGCTCGGACCAGTGGGGCAATATCGTCAACGGCATCGACCTGACCCGCCGCGTGCTGGACGGCGAGATCTGGGGCCTGACCTCGCCGCTGCTGACCACCTCGGACGGGCGCAAGATGGGCAAGTCGCAGGGCGGCGCGGTCTGGCTGAACGGCGCGATGCTGTCGCCTTACGAGTTCTGGCAGTTCTGGCGCAACACCACCGACGCCGACGTGGGCCGGTTCCTGAAGCTCTATACCGAGCTGCCGGTCGCGGAATGCAACCGCCTCGGCGCGCTCTCGGGATCCGAGATCAACGCCGCCAAGATCATCCTGGCGAACGCGGTGACGACGCTGCTGCACGGCGCCGAGGCCGCCGCCTCGGCCGAGGCCACGGCGCGCGAGGTGTTCGAACAGGGCGGCGCCGGCGGCGACCTCGAGGTGGTGACGGTCGGCGCGGATGCGCTGCCTCTGTCGGTGGTGCAGCTGCTGGCGCAGACCGGCATCGCCGCTTCGGGGAAAGAAGCCAAGCGGCTGATCGCCGAGGGCGGGTTGCGGCTGAACAACGACCCCGTCAGCGACCCGCAGCTGGCGGTGGACGCGGCGCTGATCGGCAAGGGGCTGAAGGTCTCGGTCGGCAAGAAGAAGCACCGCATGGTGCAGCTGGGCTAG
- a CDS encoding anhydro-N-acetylmuramic acid kinase — protein sequence MIRALGMMSGTSLDGVDAAMIETNGIRIAGFGRSAYRAYSGNESGLLHAALGQWPGGPDVAEAAALSVAAHAALAEGFPEAELVGYHGQTLAHDPGTKTQRGRGTHQAGDGAALARRLGRRVVWDFRSEDVRQGGEGAPLAPFFHWACAEWAMGQGLLPRAPVAFLNLGGVGNLTFVDPEAPAPEAPGACIAFDTGPANAPLNDLMRARRGLARDEGGRLAAQGVPDEGVIAAFLRHPHFARPLPKSLDRDAFAGTLEVAHLGDADAAATLTHAAAAAVAAGLSALERLPARVLVCGGGRLNGAMMAALAARLPVPVAPVEAAGLDGDMLEAQAFGWLAVRVLRGLPTSGPGTTAAPAPVCGGRISPPGRG from the coding sequence ATGATCCGCGCGCTGGGGATGATGTCGGGCACCTCGCTGGACGGGGTCGACGCCGCGATGATCGAGACAAATGGCATCCGCATCGCCGGTTTCGGCCGCAGCGCCTATCGCGCCTATTCCGGCAATGAATCCGGCCTGCTGCATGCCGCGCTGGGGCAATGGCCGGGCGGGCCGGACGTGGCCGAGGCCGCGGCGCTTTCCGTTGCCGCCCATGCCGCGCTGGCCGAAGGTTTCCCCGAGGCGGAACTGGTCGGCTATCACGGCCAGACGCTGGCGCATGATCCGGGCACGAAAACGCAAAGGGGGCGCGGCACGCATCAGGCCGGCGACGGCGCGGCGCTGGCGCGCAGGCTGGGGCGGCGCGTGGTCTGGGATTTCCGCAGCGAAGACGTGCGGCAGGGCGGCGAGGGGGCGCCGCTCGCGCCCTTCTTCCACTGGGCCTGCGCGGAATGGGCCATGGGGCAGGGGCTCTTGCCGCGCGCGCCGGTCGCGTTCCTGAACCTGGGCGGGGTGGGCAACCTGACCTTCGTCGACCCCGAGGCCCCGGCCCCCGAGGCGCCGGGCGCCTGCATCGCCTTCGACACCGGCCCGGCCAATGCGCCGCTGAACGACCTGATGCGGGCACGGCGCGGGCTGGCGCGGGACGAGGGCGGGCGGCTTGCCGCGCAGGGCGTGCCGGACGAGGGCGTGATCGCGGCCTTCCTGCGCCATCCGCATTTCGCCCGGCCGCTGCCGAAATCGCTGGACCGCGACGCCTTCGCCGGAACGCTGGAGGTCGCGCATCTGGGCGATGCCGATGCCGCGGCCACGCTGACCCATGCCGCGGCGGCGGCGGTGGCGGCAGGGCTTTCGGCTCTGGAGCGGCTGCCCGCGCGCGTGCTGGTCTGCGGCGGCGGCCGCCTGAACGGCGCGATGATGGCGGCGCTGGCCGCGCGCCTGCCGGTGCCGGTGGCGCCGGTCGAGGCGGCGGGGCTGGACGGCGACATGCTCGAGGCGCAGGCCTTCGGCTGGCTCGCGGTGCGGGTGCTGCGCGGGCTGCCGACCTCGGGGCCCGGCACCACGGCGGCGCCGGCGCCGGTCTGCGGCGGTCGCATCAGCCCGCCCGGCCGCGGCTGA
- a CDS encoding PRC-barrel domain-containing protein — MKPLVIAATTLALAGAAFAQDATTTMPTDPAAQAQGAANTAEQAADQAATAADQAADQAGATAEQAADDAATAADTAADAAATAADDAANATAGMGENAAEDAADAADDAAASADNAAEDAADAAQDAAEAAPVTPPDVNAPAISEAEPGVLSSWVTSRRIWTTNQPSSTEWVTPTIEERPAEWQDIAKVNDIVMDDSGQVVGYIADIGGFLGIGAKKVLLGEDAIHLITVGNDTFFATNYTKAELEALPDFDEKTVRK, encoded by the coding sequence ATGAAACCTCTTGTCATTGCCGCGACAACCTTGGCGCTGGCGGGTGCCGCCTTCGCGCAAGATGCGACCACCACCATGCCGACTGACCCGGCCGCGCAGGCGCAGGGCGCCGCCAATACGGCCGAGCAGGCAGCCGACCAGGCCGCGACCGCTGCGGACCAGGCGGCCGACCAGGCCGGCGCCACGGCCGAACAGGCGGCCGACGATGCCGCGACCGCGGCCGATACCGCAGCCGATGCGGCCGCGACCGCCGCGGACGATGCCGCGAATGCCACGGCCGGAATGGGCGAGAACGCTGCGGAGGACGCGGCCGATGCCGCCGATGACGCGGCGGCCTCTGCCGACAATGCCGCCGAGGATGCCGCCGACGCCGCCCAGGACGCGGCCGAGGCAGCGCCGGTGACGCCGCCCGACGTGAACGCCCCCGCGATCTCGGAAGCCGAGCCGGGCGTGCTGTCGAGCTGGGTGACCAGCCGGCGGATCTGGACCACCAACCAGCCGTCCTCGACCGAATGGGTGACCCCGACCATCGAGGAGCGCCCGGCCGAGTGGCAGGACATCGCCAAGGTCAATGACATCGTCATGGACGATTCGGGCCAGGTCGTCGGCTATATCGCCGATATCGGCGGCTTCCTGGGCATCGGCGCCAAGAAGGTGCTGCTGGGCGAGGATGCGATCCACCTGATCACCGTCGGCAACGACACCTTCTTCGCCACCAACTACACCAAGGCCGAGCTCGAGGCGCTGCCCGATTTCGACGAAAAGACCGTGCGGAAATAA
- a CDS encoding ClpXP protease specificity-enhancing factor SspB has product MARGIDYGGMMHRAMVRLIADVLAQVAAEGLPGEHHFFITFDTRDPDVEMADWLRARYPEEMTIVIQHWFENLEISQDGFRITLNFGDSPEPLYIPFDALRTFVDPAVEFGLRFENHEEDDESAEEDEDEAEAPAPDTPPGGAEVVSLDKWRK; this is encoded by the coding sequence ATGGCACGCGGAATCGATTACGGCGGCATGATGCACCGGGCCATGGTGCGGCTGATCGCCGATGTCCTGGCCCAGGTCGCGGCCGAGGGCCTGCCGGGCGAGCATCATTTCTTCATCACCTTCGACACCCGCGATCCGGATGTGGAAATGGCGGACTGGCTGCGGGCGCGCTATCCCGAGGAGATGACCATCGTCATCCAGCACTGGTTCGAGAATCTGGAGATTTCCCAGGACGGGTTCCGCATCACGCTGAATTTCGGCGATTCACCCGAGCCGCTGTATATCCCCTTTGACGCGCTGCGCACCTTCGTCGATCCGGCGGTCGAATTCGGGTTGCGATTCGAGAATCACGAAGAGGACGACGAGTCCGCGGAAGAGGATGAGGACGAGGCCGAGGCGCCGGCGCCCGACACGCCTCCGGGCGGTGCCGAGGTGGTCAGCCTGGACAAGTGGCGCAAATAA
- the fumC gene encoding class II fumarate hydratase → MTKTTRTETDSFGPLEVPGDKYWGAQTQRSIQNFPIGWERQPVAIVRALGVIKQAAAQVNMATGNLDPKLGEAMVQAASEVVAGKFDDNFPLVVWQTGSGTQSNMNANEVISNRAIEILGGELGSKKPVHPNDHVNMGQSSNDTFPTAMHVAIAMQARDVLIPGLEKLHKALVAKSEEFKDIIKIGRTHTQDATPLTLGQEFGGYAHQVAKGIERVKLALGDIYELAQGGTAVGTGLNTKKGWDTAIAAEIAKITGLPFVTAPNKFEALAAHDAMVFFSGALKTVAGSLFKIANDMRLLGSGPRSGLGELILPENEPGSSIMPGKVNPTQAEALTMVCAHVMGNDAAIGFAGSQGHFELNVYNPMMSYNVLQSMQLLGDAAGSFTDNMVVGTQANIPRIDKLMKESLMLVTALAPTIGYDNATKVAKTAHKNGTTLREEAIALGLVDGETFDRVVRPEQMVGPED, encoded by the coding sequence ATGACCAAGACCACCCGCACCGAGACCGACAGCTTCGGTCCGCTGGAAGTCCCCGGCGACAAGTATTGGGGCGCGCAGACCCAGCGCTCGATCCAGAACTTTCCCATCGGCTGGGAGCGTCAGCCGGTCGCCATCGTGCGCGCGCTGGGCGTGATCAAGCAGGCCGCGGCGCAGGTGAACATGGCGACGGGCAACCTGGACCCCAAGCTGGGCGAGGCGATGGTGCAGGCGGCCTCGGAAGTCGTGGCCGGCAAGTTCGACGACAACTTCCCGCTGGTGGTCTGGCAGACCGGCTCGGGCACGCAGTCGAACATGAACGCGAACGAGGTGATCTCGAACCGCGCCATCGAGATCCTGGGCGGCGAGCTGGGTTCCAAGAAGCCCGTGCACCCGAACGACCATGTGAACATGGGGCAATCCTCGAACGACACCTTCCCGACCGCGATGCATGTCGCCATCGCCATGCAGGCGCGCGACGTGCTGATCCCGGGGCTGGAAAAGCTGCACAAGGCGCTGGTCGCGAAGTCCGAGGAATTCAAGGACATCATCAAGATCGGCCGCACCCATACCCAGGATGCGACGCCGCTGACGCTGGGCCAGGAGTTCGGCGGCTACGCGCATCAGGTCGCGAAGGGCATCGAGCGGGTGAAGCTGGCGCTGGGCGACATCTACGAATTGGCGCAGGGCGGCACCGCCGTCGGCACCGGCCTGAACACCAAGAAGGGCTGGGACACGGCCATCGCCGCCGAGATCGCCAAGATCACCGGCCTGCCCTTCGTCACCGCGCCGAACAAGTTCGAGGCGCTGGCCGCGCATGACGCGATGGTGTTCTTCTCGGGCGCGCTGAAGACGGTCGCCGGATCGCTGTTCAAGATCGCCAACGACATGCGGCTGCTGGGTTCCGGCCCGCGCTCGGGCCTGGGCGAGCTGATCCTGCCCGAGAACGAGCCGGGTTCCTCGATCATGCCGGGCAAGGTGAACCCGACCCAGGCCGAGGCGCTGACCATGGTCTGCGCCCATGTCATGGGCAATGACGCCGCCATCGGCTTTGCCGGTTCGCAGGGCCATTTCGAACTGAACGTCTATAACCCGATGATGTCCTACAACGTGCTGCAATCCATGCAGCTCTTGGGCGACGCGGCGGGGTCCTTCACCGACAACATGGTGGTGGGGACGCAGGCGAATATTCCGCGCATCGATAAGCTGATGAAGGAATCGCTGATGTTGGTGACGGCGCTGGCGCCCACCATCGGCTATGACAACGCCACCAAGGTCGCCAAGACCGCGCACAAGAACGGCACCACGCTGCGCGAGGAGGCCATCGCCCTGGGCCTGGTCGACGGCGAGACCTTCGACCGCGTGGTCCGCCCCGAGCAGATGGTCGGTCCCGAGGATTGA
- a CDS encoding DUF4169 family protein has product MAGPDTGSGKGKVVNLRVARKSAARDAARRQGDENAAKFGRSKAAKQAEAADLDRAARHLDQHHLDQKRREEGDADA; this is encoded by the coding sequence GTGGCCGGCCCCGACACCGGATCAGGCAAGGGCAAGGTCGTGAACCTGCGGGTGGCGCGCAAGAGCGCCGCCCGTGACGCCGCCCGCCGCCAGGGCGACGAGAATGCGGCGAAATTCGGCCGCAGCAAGGCGGCGAAGCAGGCCGAGGCGGCCGACCTGGACCGCGCCGCCCGGCACCTGGACCAGCATCACCTGGACCAGAAGCGGCGCGAGGAAGGGGACGCGGATGCCTGA
- a CDS encoding ribbon-helix-helix domain-containing protein, producing MPDLPEMTPPIKRSVTIGGHRTSVSLEDAFWRELRGLARERGETAAGLIAAIDRKRPPGVGLATALRLYVLSEIGRHQG from the coding sequence ATGCCTGACCTGCCCGAGATGACGCCGCCGATCAAGCGCTCGGTCACCATCGGCGGGCATCGCACCTCGGTCAGCCTCGAGGATGCGTTCTGGCGCGAATTGCGCGGGCTGGCGCGCGAGCGCGGCGAGACGGCGGCCGGGCTGATCGCCGCCATCGACCGCAAGCGGCCGCCGGGGGTGGGGCTGGCCACCGCGCTGCGGCTTTATGTGCTGTCCGAGATCGGCCGCCATCAGGGCTAG
- a CDS encoding YebC/PmpR family DNA-binding transcriptional regulator codes for MAGHSKWANIQHRKGKQDKLRSKLFSKLAKEITVAAKMGDPDPEKNPRLRLAVKEAKSNSMPKDVIDRAIKKSMGGDAENYDEIRYEGYGPNGIAIMVEAMTDNRNRTASNVRSYFTKYGGDLGQSGSVSFMFDRKGEIMYPASAGDADTVMMAAIEAGAEDVESDEDGHWIYTADTDLAEVSNALEAALGESESAKLIWKPQAPTEIDLETAQKLMKLIDALEDDDDVQNVTGNFDIPEEVAAQLE; via the coding sequence ATGGCAGGCCATAGCAAATGGGCCAATATCCAGCATCGCAAGGGCAAGCAGGACAAGCTGCGCTCGAAGCTGTTTTCGAAACTGGCCAAAGAGATCACCGTCGCCGCGAAGATGGGCGATCCCGACCCCGAGAAGAACCCGCGCCTGCGCTTGGCGGTGAAGGAGGCGAAATCGAACTCGATGCCCAAGGACGTGATCGACCGCGCGATCAAGAAGTCGATGGGCGGCGATGCCGAGAACTATGACGAGATCCGTTACGAGGGCTATGGCCCGAACGGCATCGCCATCATGGTCGAGGCGATGACCGACAACCGCAACCGCACCGCCTCGAACGTGCGCAGCTATTTCACCAAATACGGCGGCGACCTGGGGCAAAGCGGCTCGGTCAGCTTCATGTTCGACCGCAAGGGCGAGATCATGTATCCGGCCAGCGCCGGCGATGCCGACACGGTGATGATGGCGGCGATCGAGGCCGGGGCCGAGGATGTCGAGAGCGACGAGGACGGCCACTGGATCTATACCGCCGACACCGATCTGGCGGAAGTCTCGAACGCGCTGGAAGCCGCGCTTGGCGAGTCGGAATCGGCCAAGCTGATCTGGAAGCCGCAGGCGCCGACCGAGATCGACCTGGAGACCGCGCAGAAGCTGATGAAGCTGATCGACGCGCTGGAAGACGACGACGACGTGCAGAACGTCACCGGCAATTTCGACATTCCCGAGGAGGTCGCGGCCCAGCTCGAATGA
- a CDS encoding LysR family transcriptional regulator ArgP: protein MLDYAALAALAEIIRRGSFDAAAAALGVTPSAISQRIKGLEERLGQVLIHRGPPATGTETGLRLMQHLDQVRLLEATLDGALRPGAGPARLRLAVNADSLATWFLPALTALPLLYELEVDDQDHARDWLRQGQVSGAICSDPQPVPGCDVHPLGHMRYLALATPGFIARHFPDGVTEAALKRAPAVIFNQKDAAQSRWAEQATGRRLHLTGHRIPASEAFARAVDLGLGWGMVPESMAGAGLRELVPGLPLDVPLYWHVQRAMAPALAPLTAAMKRAAADLRP, encoded by the coding sequence ATGCTCGACTATGCCGCCTTGGCCGCGCTGGCCGAGATCATCCGGCGCGGCAGCTTCGACGCCGCGGCCGCGGCGCTTGGGGTCACACCCTCGGCGATCTCGCAGCGCATCAAGGGGCTCGAGGAACGGCTGGGCCAGGTGCTGATCCACCGCGGCCCGCCGGCCACCGGCACCGAGACCGGGTTGCGGCTGATGCAGCATCTGGACCAGGTGCGGCTGCTGGAAGCCACGCTCGACGGCGCGCTGCGCCCCGGCGCCGGCCCGGCCCGGCTGCGGCTGGCGGTGAATGCCGACAGCCTGGCGACCTGGTTCCTGCCGGCGCTGACGGCGCTGCCGCTGCTCTACGAGCTGGAAGTCGACGACCAGGACCATGCCCGCGACTGGCTGCGCCAGGGCCAGGTCTCGGGGGCGATCTGCTCGGATCCGCAGCCGGTGCCGGGCTGCGACGTGCATCCGCTGGGCCATATGCGCTATCTCGCGCTGGCCACACCCGGCTTCATCGCGCGCCACTTCCCGGACGGCGTCACCGAAGCCGCGCTGAAACGCGCGCCGGCGGTGATCTTCAACCAGAAGGACGCCGCGCAATCCCGCTGGGCCGAACAGGCCACCGGCCGGCGCCTGCATCTGACCGGCCACCGCATCCCGGCCTCGGAGGCCTTCGCGCGGGCGGTGGACCTGGGCCTCGGCTGGGGCATGGTGCCCGAGAGCATGGCCGGCGCCGGGCTGCGGGAGCTCGTCCCCGGCCTGCCGCTGGACGTGCCGCTTTACTGGCACGTTCAGCGCGCCATGGCGCCGGCGCTGGCGCCGCTGACCGCCGCAATGAAAAGGGCCGCAGCAGACCTGCGACCCTGA
- a CDS encoding LysE/ArgO family amino acid transporter translates to MHAYLAGLGTTLSLIVTIGAQNAFVLRQGLMRRHVLATCLFCAVSDAILISAGVLGAGALAGHAPGFLVAMRWGGAAFLLVYGARAFRAAWRGGASMQGGQGAAGLLATLGVLAALTWLNLHVWLDTVVLIGSISAGWQDKPGFTLGAISGSVLFFFGLGYGARLLAPVFARPAAWRVLDALVGLTMWAIALGLVLKG, encoded by the coding sequence ATGCATGCCTATCTGGCCGGGCTCGGCACCACGCTGTCGCTGATCGTCACCATCGGGGCGCAGAACGCCTTCGTGCTGCGGCAGGGGCTGATGCGGCGCCATGTGCTGGCGACCTGCCTGTTCTGCGCGGTCTCGGACGCGATCCTGATCTCGGCCGGGGTGCTGGGGGCGGGGGCGCTGGCCGGCCATGCGCCGGGGTTCCTGGTGGCGATGCGCTGGGGCGGCGCGGCCTTCCTGCTGGTCTATGGCGCGCGCGCCTTTCGCGCCGCCTGGCGCGGCGGCGCCAGCATGCAGGGCGGGCAGGGCGCGGCCGGGCTGCTGGCGACGCTGGGCGTATTGGCGGCGCTGACCTGGCTCAACCTGCATGTCTGGCTGGATACGGTGGTGCTGATCGGCTCGATCTCGGCCGGGTGGCAGGACAAGCCGGGCTTCACATTGGGGGCGATCAGCGGCTCGGTGCTGTTCTTCTTTGGCTTGGGTTACGGGGCGCGGCTGCTGGCGCCGGTCTTTGCCCGGCCGGCGGCCTGGCGGGTGCTGGATGCGCTGGTCGGGCTGACCATGTGGGCCATCGCGCTGGGGCTGGTGCTGAAGGGCTGA
- a CDS encoding DMT family transporter, which translates to MNHAASPSLRNDLSGILWMLTAGLCFVAVNGTVRWLGQALPAAEGAFIRFAFGLLFLLPALGPALRRGFPARIWRLFALRGALHVVAVILWFHAMARITVAEVTAIGFLNPIVVTLGAAALMGERISWRRALAIAVALVGALIVLRPGLRQLEEGHLAQLGAAVTFGASYLVAKRLSERVPASVVVAMMSLTVCLGLAPIAALHWVPPSAVQCAVLACTAFFATAGHYAMTRAFAAAPLTVTQPVTLLQLIWASLLGALVFAEPVDVWVLVGGATMIAAISYITWRESRRGGITPPPGQERD; encoded by the coding sequence ATGAACCATGCCGCGTCCCCCTCCTTGCGCAACGACCTGTCGGGTATCCTGTGGATGCTGACGGCGGGGCTGTGCTTCGTCGCCGTGAACGGCACGGTGCGCTGGCTGGGCCAGGCGCTGCCGGCGGCCGAGGGCGCCTTCATCCGCTTCGCCTTCGGCCTGCTGTTCCTGCTGCCGGCGCTGGGGCCGGCCCTGCGGCGCGGCTTCCCGGCGCGGATCTGGCGGCTGTTCGCCCTGCGCGGCGCGCTGCATGTCGTCGCGGTGATCCTGTGGTTCCACGCCATGGCCCGCATCACCGTGGCCGAGGTCACGGCCATCGGTTTCCTCAACCCCATCGTCGTGACCCTGGGCGCGGCGGCTCTGATGGGCGAGCGGATCTCGTGGCGCCGGGCGCTGGCCATCGCGGTGGCGCTGGTCGGTGCGCTGATCGTGCTGCGCCCCGGACTGCGGCAGCTGGAGGAGGGGCACCTGGCGCAGCTTGGCGCCGCCGTCACCTTCGGCGCCTCCTACCTGGTGGCCAAGCGGCTGTCCGAGCGGGTGCCGGCCTCGGTCGTGGTGGCGATGATGTCGCTGACGGTCTGCCTGGGGCTGGCGCCGATCGCGGCGCTGCATTGGGTGCCGCCAAGCGCGGTGCAATGCGCGGTGCTGGCCTGCACCGCCTTCTTCGCCACCGCCGGGCACTACGCCATGACCCGGGCCTTTGCCGCGGCGCCGCTGACCGTGACCCAGCCGGTGACGCTGCTGCAACTGATCTGGGCCAGCCTGCTGGGCGCGCTGGTCTTTGCCGAGCCGGTTGACGTCTGGGTGCTGGTCGGCGGTGCCACGATGATCGCCGCGATCAGCTATATCACCTGGCGCGAGTCGCGGCGGGGCGGGATCACCCCGCCGCCGGGACAGGAAAGGGACTAG
- a CDS encoding DUF1127 domain-containing protein: protein MTLSDLRSRRDLRVPLDDLIQTHGLGRVALALMRAALRPGRGRPPPVSTLSDHLLRDIGLEPGDRRRR, encoded by the coding sequence ATGACCCTTTCCGACCTGCGTTCCAGGCGCGACCTGCGCGTGCCGCTTGACGATCTGATCCAGACCCATGGCCTCGGCCGCGTGGCCCTGGCGCTGATGCGCGCGGCGCTGCGGCCCGGCCGGGGCCGGCCGCCGCCGGTCAGCACGCTCTCGGACCACCTGCTGCGCGACATCGGGCTGGAGCCGGGCGATCGCCGCCGGCGCTAG
- the choV gene encoding choline ABC transporter ATP-binding protein has product MTERAVTGRNAVEFDNVNIVFGDRPEAALPLMDQGLARGPIKAETGQVLGVHNCSLTVKEGEILVLMGLSGSGKSTLLRAVNGLNSVCRGDVRVWDGDRMASVSKARGAELRRLRRERIAMVFQQFGLLPWRTVRENVGLGLELAGMPAAERARRVDAQLATVNLTEWADRKVGDLSGGMQQRVGLARAFATEAPILLMDEPFSALDPLIRNRLQDELLELQKRLRRTIIFVSHDLDEAFRIGNRIALMEGGRIVQIGTAREIIAKPVDAYVEDFVAHMNPLAVLTAEDIAEPGEAPGTPIDRETPVREVMRSLAASRADALPLQGGGRITQAGILNRLAVEHKAGGAVEH; this is encoded by the coding sequence ATGACTGAACGCGCCGTGACTGGACGCAATGCCGTCGAATTCGACAACGTGAACATCGTCTTCGGCGACCGGCCCGAGGCCGCGCTGCCGCTGATGGACCAGGGCCTGGCCCGCGGCCCGATCAAGGCCGAAACCGGCCAGGTGCTGGGCGTGCACAATTGCAGCCTGACCGTCAAGGAGGGCGAGATCCTGGTGCTGATGGGGCTCTCCGGCTCGGGCAAGTCCACGCTGCTGCGCGCGGTGAACGGGCTGAACTCGGTCTGCCGCGGCGACGTGCGGGTCTGGGACGGCGACCGCATGGCCTCGGTCAGCAAGGCGCGCGGCGCCGAACTGCGCCGGCTGCGGCGCGAGCGTATCGCCATGGTCTTCCAGCAATTCGGCCTGCTGCCTTGGCGCACGGTGCGCGAGAACGTCGGCCTGGGGCTGGAACTGGCCGGGATGCCCGCGGCCGAGCGCGCGCGGCGCGTCGATGCGCAGCTGGCCACGGTGAACCTGACCGAATGGGCCGACCGCAAGGTGGGCGACCTGTCGGGCGGCATGCAGCAGCGCGTGGGCCTGGCCCGCGCCTTCGCGACCGAGGCGCCGATCCTTCTGATGGACGAGCCCTTCTCGGCGCTGGACCCGCTGATCCGCAACCGGCTGCAGGACGAATTGCTGGAGCTGCAAAAGCGCCTGCGCCGCACCATCATCTTCGTCAGCCACGACCTCGACGAGGCCTTCCGCATCGGCAACCGCATCGCGCTGATGGAGGGCGGCCGCATCGTCCAGATCGGCACCGCGCGCGAGATCATCGCCAAGCCGGTCGACGCCTATGTCGAGGATTTCGTCGCCCATATGAACCCGCTGGCCGTGCTGACCGCCGAGGATATCGCCGAACCCGGCGAGGCCCCCGGCACGCCCATCGACCGCGAGACCCCGGTGCGCGAAGTCATGCGCAGCCTGGCCGCCAGCCGCGCCGACGCCCTGCCCCTGCAAGGCGGCGGCCGCATCACCCAAGCCGGCATCCTGAACCGGCTTGCGGTCGAGCATAAGGCCGGCGGCGCCGTCGAGCACTGA